Proteins encoded together in one Impatiens glandulifera chromosome 1, dImpGla2.1, whole genome shotgun sequence window:
- the LOC124942055 gene encoding aldehyde oxidase GLOX produces the protein MHMQLIRSNQIVMFDRTDFGRSNLSLPKGVCRHDPHDSSLVDDCTAHSILYDIASNTFRPLFIRTDTWCSSGSVLPGGTLVQTGGYNDGDRVVRMISPCRHKFCDWSESSHYLLKRRWYASNQILPDGRIIIVGGRRQFNYEFFPRNTRSSSPSSTISFSFLQETRDPEENNLYPFLHLLPDGNLFVFANTRAISLDYRRNRIVKEFPSITRNDPRNYPSSGSSVLLPIDDTHTNTNQNKCIKVEVMICGGAPRGAFGAAGHGHFTPSLTTCGRIQVMDKNPRWAMETMPIARVMGDMILLPNLDVLIINGAQSGTAGWNNAGNPATRPLLYKPESTLGNRFSILSRASRPRMYHSSAILIPDGRVIVGGSNPHTFYNFSDVQYPTDLSLEAFSPPYLAANQNPLRPRFIDCDEILVYKQPFSLTFEVENFQKAGIVSVVILAPPFTTHSYGMNQRMVRLRVSSLTQGHSHTKHTMIVLGPSIPEIAPSGYYLLFVIHAEIPSSGLWVKVQQ, from the coding sequence ATGCACATGCAACTCATAAGAAGCAATCAAATCGTCATGTTTGATCGGACTGATTTTGGTCGCTCGAATCTATCCCTCCCTAAAGGTGTTTGTCGACATGACCCTCATGATTCTTCTCTCGTGGACGATTGCACCGCTCACTCTATACTATATGATATTGCTTCCAACACTTTTCGACCACTTTTCATACGCACGGATACTTGGTGTTCCTCTGGCTCTGTCCTTCCTGGTGGAACCCTAGTTCAAACTGGGGGCTACAATGATGGTGATCGTGTCGTTCGAATGATATCGCCTTGTAGACACAAATTTTGCGATTGGTCCGAGTCTTCCCATTATCTATTGAAGCGTAGATGGTACGCTTCGAATCAAATTTTACCTGATGGTCGAATTATCATTGTTGGAGGAAGGAGGCAATTCAATTATGAATTTTTCCCTAGAAATACTAGATCTTCTTCACCTTCAAGTACTATTTCGTTTTCTTTCTTGCAAGAAACTAGAGATCCTGAAGAAAACAATTTGTATCCATTTTTGCACCTTCTACCAGATGGAAATTTGTTTGTCTTTGCCAATACTAGAGCTATTTCTCTAGACTATCGACGAAATCGTATAGTCAAAGAGTTTCCTTCGATCACAAGAAACGATCCCCGAAACTATCCTAGTTCGGGATCCTCAGTTTTGCTTCCTATAGACGATACCCATACCAATACCAATCAAAACAAATGCATCAAAGTCGAGGTCATGATATGTGGCGGGGCTCCAAGGGGTGCATTTGGAGCTGCAGGGCATGGACACTTTACTCCTTCCCTGACCACATGCGGTCGCATTCAAGTAATGGATAAAAACCCTAGATGGGCCATGGAGACAATGCCCATTGCCCGAGTTATGGGAGACATGATACTCCTCCCTAACCTTGATGTCCTAATCATTAACGGAGCTCAATCGGGAACCGCTGGTTGGAATAATGCTGGAAATCCTGCGACTCGACCATTATTATACAAACCTGAGTCCACGCTAGGTAATCGCTTCTCAATCCTATCGAGAGCCTCAAGGCCGAGAATGTACCATTCTTCCGCTATCCTCATCCCCGATGGTCGCGTCATAGTGGGGGGGAGTAACCCACATACCTTTTACAACTTCTCTGATGTCCAATACCCAACCGACCTAAGTTTGGAAGCCTTTTCGCCGCCATACTTAGCCGCAAATCAAAATCCTTTGCGCCCGAGGTTTATAGATTGCGACGAAATCTTGGTCTACAAGCAACCATTTTCACTGACTTTCGAAGTAGAGAACTTTCAAAAGGCGGGCATAGTTTCGGTCGTCATACTTGCACCACCATTCACTACACACTCGTATGGCATGAATCAAAGAATGGTGAGGTTAAGGGTGAGTTCATTGACTCAAGGACATTCCCACACAAAGCATACAATGATCGTACTTGGGCCATCCATTCCAGAGATTGCACCATCAGGATATTATCTATTGTTTGTGATACATGCGGAAATACCAAGTTCTGGTCTGTGGGTGAAGGTTCAACAATAG